The following are encoded together in the Malaya genurostris strain Urasoe2022 chromosome 3, Malgen_1.1, whole genome shotgun sequence genome:
- the LOC131434611 gene encoding pyruvate carboxylase, mitochondrial isoform X2 — protein MSMCGAQLALKSFRKAPRIRIWSMTKNAYSTQVEYKPIRSVLVANRGEIAIRVFRACNELGIKSVAIYSEQDKMHMHRQKADESYMVGKGLAPVEAYLNIPEIIRVCKENDVDAVHPGYGFLSERSDFAQAVIDAGLRFIGPTPKVVQQMGDKVAARQAAIAAGVPIVPGTDGPVTTKEEALDFCKKHGLPVIFKAAYGGGGRGMRVVRKMEEVEDNFQRASSEAKAAFGNGAMFIEKFIERPRHIEVQLLGDKAGNVVHLYERDCSVQRRHQKVVEIAPAPRLAIEVRDKMTEYAVKLARHVGYENAGTVEFLCDETGNFYFIEVNARLQVEHTVTEEITGIDLVQSQIRVAEGMTLPELGYTQDNIKTQGYAIQCRVTTEDPANDFQPNTGRLEVFRSGEGMGIRLDSASAYAGAIISPYYDSLLVKIISHAHDLQSSAAKMNRALREFRIRGVKTNIPFLLNVLENQKFLNGVLDTYFIDEHPQLFRFTKSKNRAQKLLNYLGEVLVNGPTTPLATKLKPADVHPHVPQVPLVTDPPRGFKDILREQGPEGFAKAVRAKKNLLLMDTTFRDAHQSLLATRVRSHDLLKISPYVSHKFNNLYSLENWGGATFDVALRFLHECPWERLEEMRKLIPNIPFQMLLRGANAVGYTNYPDNVVHKFCELSVQCGMDIFRVFDSLNYLPNLILGMEAAGKAGGVVEAAISYTGDVSDPTKTKYDLKYYTNLADELVKAGTHILCIKDMAGLLKPQAAKLLISAIRDKHPDVPIHIHTHDTSGAGVASMIACAKAGADIVDVAVDSMSGMTSQPSMGAIVASLQGTPLDTGLNLPDISEYSAYWEQTRTLYAPFECTTTMKSGNADVYMNEIPGGQYTNLQFQAYSLGLGDFFEDVKKAYREANLLLGDIIKVTPSSKVVGDLAQFMVQNHLTAEQVRERAEELSFPKSVIEFLQGAIGTPHGGFPEPFRSRVLKDMPRIEGRPGSFLPPLDFVKLKKELQESHEDVSDHDVMSAALYPQVTNDYLTFRDAYGPVDKLDTRVFLTGPKVGEEFEVTIEKGKTLGFKTLAMAEDLTANGEREVFFELNGQLRSVRVRDKEAVKELHIHPKASKGNKDQVGAPMPGSVIEIKVKVGDHVEKGQPLVVLSAMKMEMVVQSPRAGVVKTLDITAGMKLEGEDLILTLE, from the exons CCGTGCTGGTTGCGAATCGAGGTGAGATCGCCATTCGTGTCTTCCGAGCCTGCAATGAATTAGGAATCAAGTCAGTGGCCATATACTCCGAGCAAGACAAGATGCACATGCACCGGCAGAAGGCAGACGAGTCGTACATGGTTGGAAAAGGACTAGCACCGGTCGAAGCTTATCTGAATATTCCAGAAATCATTAGAGTTTGCAAGGAGAATGATGTAGACGCCGTGCATCCCGG ATATGGTTTTCTGTCTGAGCGATCCGACTTTGCTCAAGCCGTAATCGATGCGGGCCTCCGGTTTATTGGACCAACTCCAAAAGTAGTCCAACAGATGGGTGACAAAGTGGCAGCTCGTCAGGCGGccattgcagctggtgtaccaATCGTACCGGGAACCGATGGTCCTGTTACAACCAAAGAAGAAGCTCTTGATTTTTGCAAAAAGCATGGTTTACCCGTCATCTTCAAGGCTGCTTACGGCGGTGGTGGTCGGGGTATGAGAGTTGTcagaaaaatggaagaagttgAAGATAACTTTCAACGAGCTAGTTCGGAAGCTAAAGCAGCATTCGGAAATGGTGCAATGTTTatcgaaaaattcattgaaaggcCACGACACATTGAAGTACAGCTCCTCGGTGACAAAGCGGGAAATGTGGTTCACTTGTATGAGAGAGACTGCTCTGTTCAGCGAAGACATCAAAAAGTGGTCGAAATCGCTCCTGCACCACGATTAGCGATTGAAGTTCGAGACAAAATGACTGAATATGCAGTAAAACTAGCAAGGCATGTGGGCTACGAAAATGCTGGTACAGTGGAATTTCTCTGCGATGAAACAGGCAACTTCTACTTCATTGAAGTGAATGCGCGACTTCAGGTAGAACATACAGTGACGGAGGAAATAACTGGTATTGATTTAGTACAATCCCAAATTCGCGTTGCTGAGGGTATGACATTGCCTGAGTTGGGATATACCCAGGATAACATTAAAACACAAGGTTATGCCATTCAGTGTAGAGTAACTACGGAGGATCCCGCAAATGATTTTCAGCCAAACACAGGTCGTCTAGAAGTATTTAGATCTGGCGAGGGAATGGGCATTCGTTTGGACAGTGCTTCCGCTTATGCTGGTGCCATTATTTCGCCATACTACGATTCTTTGCTTGTCAAAATCATTTCACATGCCCATGATCTACAATCATCGGCAGCCAAAATGAATCGAGCTTTACGTGAATTCCGAATTCGTGGTGTCAAAACCAATATCCCGTTTCTACTAAATGTACTAGAAAACCAAAAGTTTCTCAACGGAGTCCTCGACACATATTTCATCGATGAACATCCTCAATTGTTCCGCTTTACAAAGTCGAAAAATCGAGCTCAAAAGTTGCTGAATTATCTTGGCGAAGTGCTGGTGAACGGCCCGACGACTCCATTGGCGACAAAATTGAAGCCTGCCGATGTGCACCCACATGTTCCCCAAGTGCCTTTGG TCACTGATCCTCCTCGCGGATTCAAGGACATCCTACGGGAGCAAGGCCCAGAAGGATTTGCTAAAGCTGTCAGAGCAAAAAAGAATTTACTTTTGATGGATACAACCTTCCGAGATGCACATCAATCTCTGCTGGCTACCCGCGTTCGATCCCACGATCTACTAAAGATTTCCCCATATGTATCGCATAAGTTTAATAATCTTTACTCCTTGGAGAATTGGGGAGGTGCGACGTTCGATGTTGCGTTACGGTTCCTACACGAATGCCCCTGGGAACGGTTGGAAGAGATGCGTAAGCTGATTCCCAACATTCCGTTCCAAATGCTGTTACGTGGAGCAAACGCAGTCGGTTATACCAATTATCCAGATAACGTGGTTCATAAGTTCTGTGAACTATCG GTTCAATGTGGTATGGACATCTTCCGAGTATTCGATTCCTTGAACTATCTTCCTAATCTGATATTGGGTATGGAAGCAGCTGGTAAGGCAGGTGGAGTTGTGGAAGCAGCTATCTCATATACGGGGGACGTTAGTGATCCAACAAAAACAAAGTATGATCTCAAATACTACACAAATCTTGCGGATGAACTGGTCAAGGCTGGGACACATATTCTATGCATCAAAGACATGGCCGGTTTATTGAAACCTCAGGCAGCTAA ATTGCTCATATCAGCTATCCGTGACAAACATCCTGATGTTCCAattcatatacacacacacgacACATCGGGAGCTGGTGTGGCATCCATGATTGCCTGTGCTAAAGCCGGTGCTGATATTGTAGATGTGGCCGTTGATTCCATGTCTGGAATGACTTCACAACCTAGTATGGGTGCCATAGTAGCTTCGTTACAAGGCACTCCTCTCGATACCGGTTTGAATTTACCAGATATCAGTGAATATTCAGCCTACTGGGAACAAACTAGAACTTTGTATGCTCCATTCGAATGCACAACAACAATGAAGTCTGGAAATGCCGACGTTTACATGAACGAAATACCTGGTGGCCAATACACCAATCTGCAGTTCCAGGCGTATTCTTTAGGTTTAGGAGACTTTTTCGAAGATGTCAAAAAAGCATACCGAGAAGCAAACTTGTTACTTGGTGACATAATAAAAGTCACTCCATCATCTAAAGTAGTTGGTGATTTGGCACAATTTATGGTGCAAAACCATTTGACAGCTGAGCAAGTCAGGGAGCGCGCTGAAGAGCTTTCATTCCCAAAATCAGTCATTGAATTTTTACAAGGTGCTATCGGAACACCACATGGTGGTTTTCCTGAACCATTCCGTTCCCGTGTACTCAAGGATATGCCACGCATTGAGGGTCGACCAGGCTCCTTCTTACCTCCACTAGATTTCGTAAAGCTTAAAAAAGAACTGCAAGAATCTCACGAGGACGTGTCCGATCATGATGTCATGTCGGCTGCTTTATATCCTCAGGTTACCAATGACTACCTCACATTCAGAGATGCATACGGCCCAGTTGACAAATTGGACACTCGAGTATTTCTCACTGGCCCAAAAGTAGGTGAAGAATTCGAGGTTACGATCGAAAAGGGTAAAACACTTGGATTCAAGACCTTAGCCATGGCCGAAGATCTGACAGCAAATGGTGAACGAGAAGTTTTCTTTGAATTAAATGGTCAACTTAGGTCAGTGCGAGTCCGAGACAAGGAAGCAGTGAAG GAATTGCATATTCATCCAAAGGCTAGCAAAGGCAATAAGGACCAAGTGGGTGCCCCAATGCCCGGTTCAGTAATCG AAATCAAAGTAAAAGTCGGTGACCACGTTGAGAAGGGTCAACCATTGGTTGTGCTATCCGCCATGAAAATGGAAATGGTCGTTCAATCGCCACGTGCTGGTGTGGTCAAGACACTAGATATCACTGCAGGAATGAAACTAGAAGGAGAGGACCTAATCCTGACCTTGGAATAG
- the LOC131434611 gene encoding pyruvate carboxylase, mitochondrial isoform X1 → MSMCGAQLALKSFRKAPRIRIWSMTKNAYSTQVEYKPIRSVLVANRGEIAIRVFRACNELGIKSVAIYSEQDKMHMHRQKADESYMVGKGLAPVEAYLNIPEIIRVCKENDVDAVHPGYGFLSERSDFAQAVIDAGLRFIGPTPKVVQQMGDKVAARQAAIAAGVPIVPGTDGPVTTKEEALDFCKKHGLPVIFKAAYGGGGRGMRVVRKMEEVEDNFQRASSEAKAAFGNGAMFIEKFIERPRHIEVQLLGDKAGNVVHLYERDCSVQRRHQKVVEIAPAPRLAIEVRDKMTEYAVKLARHVGYENAGTVEFLCDETGNFYFIEVNARLQVEHTVTEEITGIDLVQSQIRVAEGMTLPELGYTQDNIKTQGYAIQCRVTTEDPANDFQPNTGRLEVFRSGEGMGIRLDSASAYAGAIISPYYDSLLVKIISHAHDLQSSAAKMNRALREFRIRGVKTNIPFLLNVLENQKFLNGVLDTYFIDEHPQLFRFTKSKNRAQKLLNYLGEVLVNGPTTPLATKLKPADVHPHVPQVPLDLSPAALAAEAEGKKVTDPPRGFKDILREQGPEGFAKAVRAKKNLLLMDTTFRDAHQSLLATRVRSHDLLKISPYVSHKFNNLYSLENWGGATFDVALRFLHECPWERLEEMRKLIPNIPFQMLLRGANAVGYTNYPDNVVHKFCELSVQCGMDIFRVFDSLNYLPNLILGMEAAGKAGGVVEAAISYTGDVSDPTKTKYDLKYYTNLADELVKAGTHILCIKDMAGLLKPQAAKLLISAIRDKHPDVPIHIHTHDTSGAGVASMIACAKAGADIVDVAVDSMSGMTSQPSMGAIVASLQGTPLDTGLNLPDISEYSAYWEQTRTLYAPFECTTTMKSGNADVYMNEIPGGQYTNLQFQAYSLGLGDFFEDVKKAYREANLLLGDIIKVTPSSKVVGDLAQFMVQNHLTAEQVRERAEELSFPKSVIEFLQGAIGTPHGGFPEPFRSRVLKDMPRIEGRPGSFLPPLDFVKLKKELQESHEDVSDHDVMSAALYPQVTNDYLTFRDAYGPVDKLDTRVFLTGPKVGEEFEVTIEKGKTLGFKTLAMAEDLTANGEREVFFELNGQLRSVRVRDKEAVKELHIHPKASKGNKDQVGAPMPGSVIEIKVKVGDHVEKGQPLVVLSAMKMEMVVQSPRAGVVKTLDITAGMKLEGEDLILTLE, encoded by the exons CCGTGCTGGTTGCGAATCGAGGTGAGATCGCCATTCGTGTCTTCCGAGCCTGCAATGAATTAGGAATCAAGTCAGTGGCCATATACTCCGAGCAAGACAAGATGCACATGCACCGGCAGAAGGCAGACGAGTCGTACATGGTTGGAAAAGGACTAGCACCGGTCGAAGCTTATCTGAATATTCCAGAAATCATTAGAGTTTGCAAGGAGAATGATGTAGACGCCGTGCATCCCGG ATATGGTTTTCTGTCTGAGCGATCCGACTTTGCTCAAGCCGTAATCGATGCGGGCCTCCGGTTTATTGGACCAACTCCAAAAGTAGTCCAACAGATGGGTGACAAAGTGGCAGCTCGTCAGGCGGccattgcagctggtgtaccaATCGTACCGGGAACCGATGGTCCTGTTACAACCAAAGAAGAAGCTCTTGATTTTTGCAAAAAGCATGGTTTACCCGTCATCTTCAAGGCTGCTTACGGCGGTGGTGGTCGGGGTATGAGAGTTGTcagaaaaatggaagaagttgAAGATAACTTTCAACGAGCTAGTTCGGAAGCTAAAGCAGCATTCGGAAATGGTGCAATGTTTatcgaaaaattcattgaaaggcCACGACACATTGAAGTACAGCTCCTCGGTGACAAAGCGGGAAATGTGGTTCACTTGTATGAGAGAGACTGCTCTGTTCAGCGAAGACATCAAAAAGTGGTCGAAATCGCTCCTGCACCACGATTAGCGATTGAAGTTCGAGACAAAATGACTGAATATGCAGTAAAACTAGCAAGGCATGTGGGCTACGAAAATGCTGGTACAGTGGAATTTCTCTGCGATGAAACAGGCAACTTCTACTTCATTGAAGTGAATGCGCGACTTCAGGTAGAACATACAGTGACGGAGGAAATAACTGGTATTGATTTAGTACAATCCCAAATTCGCGTTGCTGAGGGTATGACATTGCCTGAGTTGGGATATACCCAGGATAACATTAAAACACAAGGTTATGCCATTCAGTGTAGAGTAACTACGGAGGATCCCGCAAATGATTTTCAGCCAAACACAGGTCGTCTAGAAGTATTTAGATCTGGCGAGGGAATGGGCATTCGTTTGGACAGTGCTTCCGCTTATGCTGGTGCCATTATTTCGCCATACTACGATTCTTTGCTTGTCAAAATCATTTCACATGCCCATGATCTACAATCATCGGCAGCCAAAATGAATCGAGCTTTACGTGAATTCCGAATTCGTGGTGTCAAAACCAATATCCCGTTTCTACTAAATGTACTAGAAAACCAAAAGTTTCTCAACGGAGTCCTCGACACATATTTCATCGATGAACATCCTCAATTGTTCCGCTTTACAAAGTCGAAAAATCGAGCTCAAAAGTTGCTGAATTATCTTGGCGAAGTGCTGGTGAACGGCCCGACGACTCCATTGGCGACAAAATTGAAGCCTGCCGATGTGCACCCACATGTTCCCCAAGTGCCTTTGG ATTTGTCACCGGCAGCGCTTGCTGCAGAGGCGGAGGGCAAAAAAG TCACTGATCCTCCTCGCGGATTCAAGGACATCCTACGGGAGCAAGGCCCAGAAGGATTTGCTAAAGCTGTCAGAGCAAAAAAGAATTTACTTTTGATGGATACAACCTTCCGAGATGCACATCAATCTCTGCTGGCTACCCGCGTTCGATCCCACGATCTACTAAAGATTTCCCCATATGTATCGCATAAGTTTAATAATCTTTACTCCTTGGAGAATTGGGGAGGTGCGACGTTCGATGTTGCGTTACGGTTCCTACACGAATGCCCCTGGGAACGGTTGGAAGAGATGCGTAAGCTGATTCCCAACATTCCGTTCCAAATGCTGTTACGTGGAGCAAACGCAGTCGGTTATACCAATTATCCAGATAACGTGGTTCATAAGTTCTGTGAACTATCG GTTCAATGTGGTATGGACATCTTCCGAGTATTCGATTCCTTGAACTATCTTCCTAATCTGATATTGGGTATGGAAGCAGCTGGTAAGGCAGGTGGAGTTGTGGAAGCAGCTATCTCATATACGGGGGACGTTAGTGATCCAACAAAAACAAAGTATGATCTCAAATACTACACAAATCTTGCGGATGAACTGGTCAAGGCTGGGACACATATTCTATGCATCAAAGACATGGCCGGTTTATTGAAACCTCAGGCAGCTAA ATTGCTCATATCAGCTATCCGTGACAAACATCCTGATGTTCCAattcatatacacacacacgacACATCGGGAGCTGGTGTGGCATCCATGATTGCCTGTGCTAAAGCCGGTGCTGATATTGTAGATGTGGCCGTTGATTCCATGTCTGGAATGACTTCACAACCTAGTATGGGTGCCATAGTAGCTTCGTTACAAGGCACTCCTCTCGATACCGGTTTGAATTTACCAGATATCAGTGAATATTCAGCCTACTGGGAACAAACTAGAACTTTGTATGCTCCATTCGAATGCACAACAACAATGAAGTCTGGAAATGCCGACGTTTACATGAACGAAATACCTGGTGGCCAATACACCAATCTGCAGTTCCAGGCGTATTCTTTAGGTTTAGGAGACTTTTTCGAAGATGTCAAAAAAGCATACCGAGAAGCAAACTTGTTACTTGGTGACATAATAAAAGTCACTCCATCATCTAAAGTAGTTGGTGATTTGGCACAATTTATGGTGCAAAACCATTTGACAGCTGAGCAAGTCAGGGAGCGCGCTGAAGAGCTTTCATTCCCAAAATCAGTCATTGAATTTTTACAAGGTGCTATCGGAACACCACATGGTGGTTTTCCTGAACCATTCCGTTCCCGTGTACTCAAGGATATGCCACGCATTGAGGGTCGACCAGGCTCCTTCTTACCTCCACTAGATTTCGTAAAGCTTAAAAAAGAACTGCAAGAATCTCACGAGGACGTGTCCGATCATGATGTCATGTCGGCTGCTTTATATCCTCAGGTTACCAATGACTACCTCACATTCAGAGATGCATACGGCCCAGTTGACAAATTGGACACTCGAGTATTTCTCACTGGCCCAAAAGTAGGTGAAGAATTCGAGGTTACGATCGAAAAGGGTAAAACACTTGGATTCAAGACCTTAGCCATGGCCGAAGATCTGACAGCAAATGGTGAACGAGAAGTTTTCTTTGAATTAAATGGTCAACTTAGGTCAGTGCGAGTCCGAGACAAGGAAGCAGTGAAG GAATTGCATATTCATCCAAAGGCTAGCAAAGGCAATAAGGACCAAGTGGGTGCCCCAATGCCCGGTTCAGTAATCG AAATCAAAGTAAAAGTCGGTGACCACGTTGAGAAGGGTCAACCATTGGTTGTGCTATCCGCCATGAAAATGGAAATGGTCGTTCAATCGCCACGTGCTGGTGTGGTCAAGACACTAGATATCACTGCAGGAATGAAACTAGAAGGAGAGGACCTAATCCTGACCTTGGAATAG